The Halalkalibacter krulwichiae genome has a segment encoding these proteins:
- a CDS encoding YhgE/Pip domain-containing protein: MRNVWAIFLQDLRNIKRVPLVGLLLIGLAILPSLYAWFNLSAAWDPYSNTQGIQVAVVNEDEGTEIEGEYVNIGEELIRSLAGNENLGWVFVSREQAEKGVRYGDYYAGLYIDQHFSRHLAQVITGDPVQAEVFYQVNEKVNAIAPKMTSTGASTIVKEINAQFIAETSQVLFHEFDKLGIRLEEELPTFRKIKLAIYELEKRFPEVNEFADWLITLDENWDQVEEQVDRLLAIEGHLPQIHEGAEQILRIEKLFPELYKLGDGILQLEDAIPEIELAVEELDKINDRFAEVKEQLQRSLEATQQAQLSIKSAQDSLSVAWKRVESTQAYVEALDVFIEETQLAADPIIDTLAQQLLFMNQTAAAVNHALAMVEDEQSLEQVEDVIESIDHQLTAHLEMLESAIEMYSRLYEVSGEESLLPMIERLTGTKDGLERMKEQVPQVDLSNPERVEVARQNAEQVERATNELYSLLKGDGPAELERAINGVHSALKQQSFDEAYSKLDSLEEVLSHAESITATGEETIAELIERLPEIETRLNELIDRVQEDLPTVIVVIEALGQFVKQDLPVIEEQVKRVTAFIREDLPEAEQTYLHIASLLKENVPNIQQSIHELANFGRQHLPEIEVNIGEAARRIHQMEDDNRINEIISMLRNDLDQESDFFASPVLLSEEQLFPIPNYGSANVPFYTTLSLWVGALLLSNLVSTNLHGADRREPFTLRQIYFGRMILFLIVGVLQGLIVSIGNLTLLGIYAAHPLLLILFSVLIAIIFMTIVYTCASILGNIGKALAIVLLVLQLSSGGGTFPVEVIPPFFQAIHPFMPFSYAINLLREAVGASSLSLFGVI; encoded by the coding sequence ATGAGAAATGTTTGGGCGATTTTTCTGCAGGACCTGCGTAATATAAAGCGAGTACCACTTGTTGGGCTTTTGTTAATTGGGTTAGCGATCTTGCCTTCGTTATACGCTTGGTTTAATTTAAGCGCCGCTTGGGACCCGTATAGCAATACTCAAGGAATTCAAGTGGCTGTTGTCAATGAAGACGAAGGAACAGAAATAGAAGGAGAGTATGTCAATATTGGTGAAGAGCTCATCCGTAGCTTAGCTGGAAATGAAAATTTAGGATGGGTCTTTGTGTCAAGGGAGCAAGCCGAAAAAGGGGTTCGCTATGGTGATTATTATGCTGGGCTTTATATTGATCAGCACTTCTCTCGGCATTTGGCACAAGTAATCACAGGTGATCCGGTGCAGGCTGAAGTGTTTTATCAAGTGAACGAAAAGGTTAATGCAATCGCTCCGAAAATGACGTCTACAGGAGCGTCAACGATTGTGAAAGAGATTAACGCTCAATTTATTGCAGAAACGTCACAGGTGTTGTTTCACGAGTTTGATAAGCTTGGAATTCGCCTTGAAGAAGAACTCCCTACATTTCGCAAAATAAAGCTAGCAATCTATGAGCTGGAAAAAAGGTTCCCAGAAGTGAATGAGTTTGCTGACTGGTTGATTACGCTTGATGAAAACTGGGATCAAGTGGAAGAGCAGGTTGACCGTCTCCTTGCTATCGAGGGTCATCTTCCACAAATTCATGAAGGGGCGGAACAAATTTTACGGATAGAGAAATTATTTCCTGAACTTTATAAACTCGGTGATGGAATCTTGCAATTGGAAGATGCGATTCCAGAAATCGAGCTTGCGGTAGAAGAATTAGATAAGATCAATGATCGTTTTGCTGAAGTGAAAGAGCAACTTCAACGCTCATTAGAAGCAACACAACAGGCTCAATTGTCTATTAAATCAGCTCAAGATAGTTTGTCTGTTGCTTGGAAGCGAGTTGAGTCTACTCAAGCTTATGTTGAGGCGTTAGATGTGTTCATCGAGGAGACGCAATTGGCGGCCGATCCGATAATTGATACGCTTGCGCAGCAGCTTCTTTTTATGAATCAGACTGCTGCAGCGGTCAATCATGCTCTTGCGATGGTAGAAGATGAGCAATCGCTCGAGCAAGTAGAAGACGTGATCGAGAGCATCGATCACCAGCTAACAGCGCATCTTGAAATGCTTGAAAGTGCCATTGAGATGTACAGTCGTTTATATGAGGTATCAGGAGAGGAAAGTTTGTTACCAATGATCGAGCGGTTAACTGGAACAAAGGATGGCCTCGAACGCATGAAGGAACAGGTACCTCAAGTGGATCTTTCAAATCCTGAACGAGTAGAAGTGGCCAGACAAAATGCTGAACAAGTTGAGAGAGCAACAAATGAACTCTATTCCCTTCTAAAGGGCGATGGGCCTGCAGAGCTTGAACGTGCGATTAACGGTGTGCACTCAGCGTTAAAGCAACAATCGTTTGATGAAGCCTATTCGAAGCTTGACTCACTTGAGGAGGTGCTTAGTCATGCAGAGTCGATCACGGCAACGGGAGAAGAAACGATTGCAGAGTTGATCGAACGTTTGCCAGAAATTGAAACAAGGTTAAATGAATTGATTGATCGTGTTCAAGAAGATCTTCCAACAGTGATCGTTGTTATTGAAGCGTTAGGGCAGTTTGTCAAACAAGACCTCCCTGTTATTGAAGAACAGGTGAAGCGAGTGACAGCATTTATTCGTGAAGATCTGCCAGAAGCCGAACAAACGTATCTTCATATAGCATCTCTTTTAAAAGAGAACGTCCCTAACATTCAACAATCGATCCACGAGCTCGCCAATTTTGGACGTCAGCATCTGCCAGAAATAGAAGTGAATATCGGTGAGGCAGCTCGGCGTATCCACCAAATGGAAGATGATAACCGCATCAATGAAATCATTTCTATGCTCCGAAATGATCTTGATCAGGAAAGTGACTTCTTTGCAAGCCCTGTTCTTTTAAGTGAAGAGCAACTGTTTCCGATTCCAAACTATGGATCAGCGAATGTACCGTTTTACACAACGCTAAGTCTTTGGGTCGGTGCTCTCTTACTATCAAATTTAGTGAGCACGAACCTGCATGGAGCTGACCGACGCGAGCCGTTCACATTGCGTCAGATCTACTTTGGACGAATGATTCTCTTTCTAATTGTCGGTGTTCTTCAAGGGCTCATTGTGAGCATCGGTAATTTAACGCTGTTAGGAATCTATGCGGCTCATCCACTGTTGCTCATTTTGTTTTCCGTCTTGATCGCGATTATATTTATGACGATTGTTTACACGTGCGCGTCGATTTTAGGGAACATTGGAAAAGCGTTGGCGATCGTCCTCCTCGTTCTCCAATTATCTAGTGGCGGAGGGACGTTCCCGGTTGAAGTAATCCCGCCCTTTTTCCAAGCGATTCATCCGTTTATGCCATTTTCTTATGCAATTAATTTATTGCGTGAAGCGGTTGGGGCGTCATCCCTATCCTTGTTTGGCGTAATATAG
- a CDS encoding TetR/AcrR family transcriptional regulator, giving the protein MESVKKKSIIEAATKSFALFGYKATTMDQVSKIAKVGKGTIYTYFATKEELLKEIINDISIEMNDVASKAIVPGNSFVSNFNAALNGIVEFQEQHELTIKLSQEVKEIGTPVVVDALQSLEDEICHFIEVHIVKAIERGELRQCEPKVTAFLMFKMYINLVNDWKDRHAPLPKQQVASLINQYFIEGLAKQTKS; this is encoded by the coding sequence ATGGAAAGCGTGAAGAAAAAGAGCATTATTGAGGCTGCCACGAAGTCATTTGCTTTGTTTGGATATAAGGCAACAACGATGGATCAGGTATCTAAAATTGCTAAAGTAGGCAAAGGAACGATCTATACGTATTTTGCAACAAAGGAAGAGTTACTGAAGGAAATCATCAATGATATCTCAATAGAAATGAATGATGTAGCGAGTAAAGCAATCGTTCCGGGTAATTCGTTTGTCTCAAATTTTAATGCCGCGTTAAATGGCATAGTTGAATTCCAAGAACAGCATGAACTAACAATCAAGCTTTCTCAAGAAGTGAAAGAGATTGGAACCCCTGTAGTCGTTGACGCACTTCAATCATTAGAAGATGAAATTTGTCATTTTATTGAAGTTCATATAGTAAAGGCAATCGAACGGGGAGAATTGCGTCAATGTGAACCGAAAGTGACCGCTTTTCTCATGTTCAAAATGTATATCAACCTCGTCAATGATTGGAAAGATCGTCACGCTCCTCTACCGAAACAACAAGTAGCAAGTCTGATTAATCAATACTTTATCGAAGGGTTAGCTAAGCAGACCAAGTCGTAA
- a CDS encoding HAMP domain-containing sensor histidine kinase, with protein MKISTKLALTVFAATTFVIILMSTSFYTLSKNFYKEQLQLDIESRLEGHREAIESHLAEETFLHIVLMERQREENAFVIFDPNLNVLLQSQQVEDRQLESYRDWLRETTEKSEYIETIAGHIPHIWSFEPFYQQQELLGYLFIDQDTGSFEEASSRMMMLTLVTALLTLLLAGMLAFFFSRKITRPLRAAAKETRKIAKGDFDVRLDTKGNDELAGLTEHISSMAIQLKQYRDTQQQFLTNVSHDLRTPLTYIKAYAALLKDQPLDQTTVQSQAEIIHQEAVRMEGLVRDLFELMKLEEGKIPLQLEETELVEFISNLTDRVRVELDQKMITVEVNANQPEIWTEIDVEKIARSLINLLSNAVRHTEEKGAIEIQIEQKQKTVTIAVSDTGEGIPPEDLPYIWNRFYRADKSRNSNSGGSGIGLAITKQLIELHKGKIDVSSTQQGTTFFIELPLPKR; from the coding sequence ATGAAGATTTCTACGAAACTGGCACTGACCGTTTTTGCAGCTACGACTTTTGTCATCATCCTTATGAGTACGTCGTTTTATACATTGTCAAAGAATTTTTACAAGGAACAACTCCAACTCGACATTGAATCGCGTCTCGAAGGTCATCGCGAAGCTATTGAATCTCACTTGGCAGAAGAAACATTTCTTCATATTGTATTAATGGAACGTCAAAGAGAGGAAAATGCTTTTGTTATATTTGATCCAAACTTGAATGTGTTGCTTCAAAGTCAACAAGTAGAAGATAGGCAGCTTGAAAGTTACCGAGATTGGTTGAGGGAGACAACGGAAAAGAGTGAGTACATTGAGACAATAGCAGGACACATTCCTCATATATGGTCATTTGAGCCTTTCTATCAACAACAAGAGCTATTAGGGTATTTATTTATTGACCAAGATACAGGGAGCTTTGAAGAAGCCAGTTCAAGAATGATGATGTTAACGTTAGTAACAGCGCTGTTGACGTTGCTGTTAGCAGGGATGCTAGCATTCTTTTTCTCAAGAAAAATTACAAGGCCGCTCAGGGCTGCCGCAAAAGAAACTAGGAAAATTGCTAAGGGCGATTTTGACGTTCGCTTAGATACGAAAGGAAATGATGAATTAGCGGGCTTAACCGAGCATATCTCGTCTATGGCCATACAATTAAAACAGTATCGTGATACGCAGCAACAGTTTTTAACGAATGTGTCCCATGATTTAAGAACCCCGTTAACATATATTAAGGCATATGCCGCCTTGTTGAAAGATCAACCGTTAGACCAAACAACAGTTCAAAGCCAAGCGGAAATCATTCATCAAGAGGCAGTCAGGATGGAAGGGCTCGTTCGCGACTTATTCGAACTGATGAAATTAGAAGAAGGCAAAATTCCTTTGCAACTAGAAGAAACTGAACTCGTCGAATTTATTTCAAACCTTACAGATAGAGTACGGGTCGAGCTTGATCAAAAAATGATTACCGTTGAAGTCAACGCAAATCAGCCTGAAATTTGGACTGAGATTGATGTAGAAAAAATCGCCCGGTCACTTATAAATCTATTATCAAATGCCGTTAGACATACGGAAGAAAAGGGTGCAATTGAAATACAAATAGAACAAAAACAAAAGACGGTCACGATTGCAGTGTCTGATACTGGCGAAGGGATTCCACCAGAAGATCTTCCATATATATGGAATCGATTTTATAGGGCAGATAAGTCACGGAATTCGAATAGTGGAGGAAGTGGAATAGGACTAGCCATAACGAAGCAATTAATCGAACTTCATAAAGGCAAGATTGACGTGAGCTCTACCCAACAGGGGACAACCTTTTTCATTGAGCTTCCTCTACCTAAACGATGA
- a CDS encoding response regulator transcription factor: MYQILVVDDERQMQSLLTTCIQSDSIQIQTASSGEEALEMLERNSFDLMLLDLMMPGTNGFQVLKRVNQTALIIPTIILSAIGETDQIVEGLNLGAYDYVTKPFEPKELVARVQAVLRRTTMSKKTMYGLRVHEEQNRVTYHGAEIAFTKSEFQLFTRMFLHAGRVFTREQLLNLIWDRLGEREDRTIDTHIKNIRDKLKKVGITEAIVETVWGVGYKISQPEEESK, translated from the coding sequence ATGTATCAAATTTTAGTAGTCGACGATGAAAGGCAAATGCAGTCTTTGCTTACAACGTGCATTCAGTCTGATTCTATTCAAATTCAAACGGCTAGTTCAGGTGAAGAGGCACTTGAAATGTTAGAGAGGAACAGCTTTGATTTGATGCTCCTCGATCTTATGATGCCAGGGACAAATGGTTTTCAAGTGTTGAAGCGAGTGAATCAAACCGCGCTGATCATCCCGACTATCATCCTCTCGGCTATTGGTGAGACTGACCAAATCGTAGAAGGGTTAAATCTAGGAGCGTATGATTATGTGACAAAGCCATTTGAACCGAAAGAGCTTGTGGCCAGGGTGCAGGCCGTCTTACGGCGGACAACGATGAGCAAAAAGACGATGTACGGCTTAAGAGTGCATGAAGAACAAAACAGGGTTACCTATCATGGGGCGGAAATTGCTTTTACGAAGTCAGAGTTTCAACTGTTTACGCGCATGTTTTTACATGCAGGGAGGGTTTTTACAAGAGAACAACTTCTTAATCTAATATGGGATCGTTTAGGTGAACGGGAGGATCGGACGATTGATACTCATATTAAAAACATCCGAGACAAGCTGAAGAAAGTTGGAATTACTGAAGCTATTGTCGAAACGGTATGGGGAGTTGGCTATAAAATCTCTCAGCCGGAAGAAGAAAGCAAATGA
- a CDS encoding F510_1955 family glycosylhydrolase, giving the protein MGKRICCLLFVIFTLAACGKAEIDSFTHIHGLEYSHHDESLFVATHYGLVNIADGGWTHVGGASEQHDLMGFSIIDEEVMISSGHPSHDSKLADPLGVMLSKDHGETWEPIALYEEVDFHILHVNQSDRNIIYGIDAYHSKLYRSENGGYDWNEVKTEGLQSPVGSILSLTSHPQQPDLLLAGTEDGLFQSENGGQLWERTESEFSASALKTIDAQSADVLAYLIGEQEGLFVSVDFGETWLSLNFKLQGDYVTYIAIDADNDQRIALGSYNQSIMETNDFGKTWRTISELGQKANE; this is encoded by the coding sequence ATGGGAAAAAGAATTTGTTGCTTGTTATTTGTTATTTTCACGCTCGCGGCTTGTGGAAAGGCTGAGATCGATTCCTTTACTCATATACATGGGTTGGAGTACTCGCATCATGATGAGAGTCTGTTTGTAGCGACTCATTATGGGTTAGTGAACATTGCCGATGGCGGTTGGACACATGTTGGTGGGGCAAGTGAGCAACATGATTTAATGGGTTTTTCGATTATTGATGAAGAGGTCATGATTTCAAGCGGGCATCCTAGTCATGACTCCAAGCTTGCGGATCCACTTGGAGTGATGTTGAGTAAGGACCATGGTGAAACGTGGGAGCCGATTGCGCTTTATGAAGAAGTTGATTTTCATATTCTTCATGTGAATCAAAGTGACAGAAACATTATCTATGGCATTGATGCTTACCATTCCAAGCTATATCGATCTGAAAACGGCGGGTATGATTGGAACGAAGTGAAGACAGAAGGGTTACAAAGTCCTGTTGGATCGATCCTTTCATTAACGTCTCATCCACAACAGCCAGATTTATTATTGGCTGGAACCGAAGATGGATTGTTTCAGTCTGAAAATGGTGGTCAATTATGGGAACGAACGGAATCAGAATTTAGCGCTAGTGCGTTAAAAACAATTGACGCTCAGTCAGCGGATGTTTTAGCTTATTTAATAGGAGAGCAAGAAGGTTTGTTTGTTAGTGTTGATTTTGGAGAAACATGGTTAAGTTTGAATTTCAAACTTCAAGGTGACTATGTTACGTATATTGCGATTGACGCAGACAATGATCAGAGAATTGCTCTAGGCTCATACAATCAAAGCATTATGGAAACAAATGATTTTGGGAAGACTTGGAGAACAATATCTGAGCTTGGTCAAAAAGCAAATGAATGA
- a CDS encoding YdhK family protein, translating into MKKWLMTLAIITFAGVMAACSTPEDNEHNGHNEEEEVHVDEHADEHAHMDHSSSGEVPDELAVAENPTYEVGSKALITDGHMPGMEGAEATIVGAFDTYVYAVSYDPTTGGDREINHKWVIHEELADVGAEPLEVGDEVVLEAEHMAGMQGALAEVDSVERTFVYMVDFVLTTTGEEVENHKWVTEEELSPVEEE; encoded by the coding sequence ATGAAAAAATGGTTGATGACATTAGCGATTATTACGTTTGCTGGAGTGATGGCAGCTTGTTCAACTCCAGAAGATAACGAGCATAATGGTCATAATGAAGAAGAAGAGGTTCATGTTGATGAGCATGCGGATGAACATGCTCATATGGATCATTCTAGCTCAGGCGAAGTACCAGATGAGTTAGCGGTGGCAGAGAATCCAACATATGAAGTAGGAAGCAAAGCTCTCATAACAGATGGGCATATGCCAGGAATGGAAGGTGCTGAAGCTACGATTGTAGGAGCTTTCGATACGTATGTCTACGCGGTTTCTTATGATCCAACTACAGGTGGCGACCGAGAGATAAATCATAAGTGGGTGATTCATGAGGAGTTGGCTGATGTTGGAGCAGAGCCATTAGAAGTTGGCGATGAAGTCGTACTTGAAGCTGAGCATATGGCTGGTATGCAGGGAGCGCTTGCAGAGGTTGATTCAGTTGAAAGAACATTTGTCTATATGGTTGATTTCGTGCTTACGACTACCGGAGAAGAAGTGGAAAATCATAAGTGGGTGACGGAAGAAGAACTGTCACCGGTTGAGGAAGAATAA
- a CDS encoding bifunctional diguanylate cyclase/phosphohydrolase translates to MNNHGVFNKSSNIYVLIISMLGCSLFLLLGDFQLTYSSYEWTIILSLTIVNVLCKHFTILIPPKGNALAMDSTIYLVSIFIFGLNFSLTLLLMSSVIVAIYQVKTAWWKHLFNFSSFTLMIIAGYYVYIATGGEVGAVGFPYMHSYVLAMIVYMLLNIFVIGMFFWFISNDPLLQIVKVFLKESIFSYFSILILSLILGILLLHQPIIGLILFTAVILMLSLAFKQHFKLYEEASKKANRDDLTGLYNHGYFKETFETIMKTQEMKRLSLAMIDIDDFKKYNDCHGHLQGDELLKHFGRLLKEGCSPYNYTYARYGGEEFVILMPEKDAFEAYQFLNGLRKKINDSYFKGVEVLPHGCLSFSGGIVTHEGERYDTSELLDRADQALYHAKAQGKNNVHLYDENDVYQKSLNEEKNIELLEQQVRIFLSKDVYTYKHSKRVFRYAVNFAQKLRLSEREGKVLILGALIHDIGKIEISRDILNKKGKLDPDEWEIMKKHVTWGKDIISTNKALSELVPLVELHHERYDGKGYPHGLQGESIPKLARILCIIDSFDAMTTERPYQATKSYEEAIQELRKCSGQQFDPQFVEPFIEMIEEKYPFEKVV, encoded by the coding sequence ATGAACAATCATGGAGTATTTAATAAAAGTTCAAATATATATGTTCTGATTATCTCGATGCTAGGATGTAGTTTATTTCTTTTACTAGGAGACTTTCAACTTACCTATTCGTCCTATGAATGGACTATAATTTTGTCGTTAACAATCGTGAATGTATTGTGTAAACATTTTACTATTTTGATCCCTCCAAAAGGAAATGCTCTTGCAATGGATTCAACAATTTATTTAGTATCCATTTTTATTTTTGGTTTGAATTTTTCATTAACACTGCTATTAATGAGCAGTGTAATTGTTGCGATCTATCAAGTCAAAACAGCTTGGTGGAAGCATCTCTTTAACTTCTCTTCTTTTACGTTAATGATTATTGCTGGGTATTATGTTTATATAGCAACTGGTGGAGAAGTAGGGGCAGTTGGCTTTCCGTACATGCATTCTTATGTGTTAGCTATGATCGTTTATATGTTGTTAAATATATTTGTGATTGGAATGTTCTTTTGGTTTATTAGTAATGATCCATTGCTTCAAATTGTCAAAGTATTCTTGAAGGAGTCGATTTTTAGTTACTTTAGCATTTTAATCCTTTCCCTTATCTTAGGGATTCTTCTCCTGCATCAGCCGATTATTGGGCTCATTTTGTTTACGGCTGTCATATTGATGCTATCGCTTGCGTTTAAGCAGCATTTTAAATTGTATGAAGAGGCTTCTAAAAAGGCGAATCGTGATGATTTAACCGGGCTTTATAATCACGGGTATTTCAAAGAGACTTTTGAGACGATTATGAAGACACAGGAAATGAAACGCTTGAGTCTCGCAATGATTGATATTGATGATTTCAAAAAATACAATGATTGCCATGGCCATCTTCAAGGAGATGAGTTGCTGAAACATTTCGGCCGGCTGTTAAAGGAAGGATGCAGCCCATATAATTATACGTATGCGAGGTACGGTGGAGAGGAATTTGTGATCTTGATGCCGGAAAAGGATGCGTTTGAGGCATATCAGTTTTTAAACGGCTTACGAAAAAAGATTAATGATAGTTATTTTAAAGGGGTTGAAGTGCTTCCTCATGGTTGTTTATCCTTCTCGGGTGGCATTGTTACACATGAAGGGGAGCGCTACGACACATCAGAATTGCTTGATCGGGCTGACCAAGCGTTGTACCATGCGAAGGCGCAAGGAAAGAACAATGTGCATCTTTATGATGAGAATGATGTCTATCAGAAGAGTCTGAATGAAGAAAAGAACATTGAACTGCTTGAGCAACAAGTTCGCATTTTCTTGTCAAAGGATGTGTATACATACAAGCATAGCAAGCGTGTCTTTCGGTATGCGGTTAATTTTGCACAGAAACTTAGGCTGAGTGAACGTGAGGGCAAAGTGCTAATTTTAGGGGCACTTATCCATGATATTGGCAAAATAGAAATCTCACGCGATATTCTTAATAAGAAGGGTAAGCTGGATCCTGACGAGTGGGAGATCATGAAAAAGCATGTTACTTGGGGCAAGGACATCATTTCAACAAACAAAGCGTTGAGTGAGCTTGTGCCATTAGTCGAGTTGCATCACGAGCGCTATGATGGCAAAGGGTATCCGCATGGATTGCAAGGTGAATCGATTCCAAAGCTTGCACGAATTCTTTGCATTATCGACTCTTTTGATGCGATGACAACGGAAAGGCCTTATCAAGCAACTAAATCTTATGAAGAAGCGATTCAAGAACTGCGGAAATGCTCGGGTCAGCAGTTCGATCCACAATTTGTTGAGCCGTTTATAGAAATGATTGAAGAGAAGTATCCATTTGAAAAAGTAGTGTAA
- a CDS encoding DUF5317 domain-containing protein, whose protein sequence is MVFDGILLSLIIGFIRGGTLKGLADLSLKFGWVFPILLGIQLFVFFFQDRVAILEQFSGFLFILIYIIGMCFLWMNRENKGFTLLLIGVFLNFIVMALNGGRMPVSYEATVIALDPIYADILKEGLYGKHMMLTESTKLGFLGDVIPITSPYPKSQVISIGDIIMNIGIFIFIQHLMLRHKRRQATTKAA, encoded by the coding sequence ATGGTATTTGATGGAATTCTATTGTCGCTTATCATCGGGTTTATCAGGGGCGGAACGTTAAAAGGCTTAGCAGATCTCAGCTTGAAATTTGGCTGGGTGTTTCCTATTTTACTAGGCATCCAACTGTTTGTCTTTTTCTTTCAAGACCGAGTCGCTATTCTGGAGCAGTTTAGTGGCTTTTTATTTATCCTCATCTACATCATAGGAATGTGTTTCTTATGGATGAACCGCGAAAACAAAGGCTTTACTCTCTTATTAATTGGTGTCTTTCTAAACTTTATAGTCATGGCTTTAAATGGAGGGAGAATGCCAGTCTCCTATGAGGCAACTGTAATCGCTCTTGATCCCATTTATGCAGACATACTAAAAGAAGGCTTATACGGCAAACACATGATGCTGACAGAATCTACTAAATTAGGATTTCTAGGCGATGTTATTCCAATCACAAGCCCTTATCCTAAGAGCCAAGTCATTAGTATTGGCGATATTATTATGAACATTGGTATCTTTATTTTTATTCAACACCTTATGTTGCGACACAAAAGAAGGCAAGCGACTACAAAAGCAGCCTAG
- a CDS encoding potassium channel family protein has translation MHFFLKISLGLIKMRNMTLFMTTAIFIVLSTVVMYALEPQTFENLLNTFYFVMTTFTTVGYGDYSPVTLPGKFFAVFMFLIGIGLLGVVIGKIVDSFTLFRKMREEGKLSYMKDRHIVMIGWGKKSESAIKEILDSDPEIEVVVIDSLQKAPIDISDTRLHFVQGDPTSEEPYLKANIEEASAVIIFSDDNIQDPSLKDAKTLLVSITVERLAPDVHTTAEVMTEKNIANFSHVKVDEFILSQETISRLAVRSALYKGVSQVYSQLISRQHGEDLYKISKHPSWTTYNDAFLDLLMQGATLIADRHLLDINRRLNEEIPVEAELYIICNKATYEKVRTGAV, from the coding sequence ATGCATTTCTTTCTAAAAATAAGCTTAGGCTTAATAAAAATGAGAAACATGACGCTCTTTATGACAACGGCGATCTTTATTGTGCTAAGCACTGTCGTCATGTATGCGCTTGAGCCACAGACGTTTGAAAATCTATTAAACACGTTTTATTTTGTGATGACGACCTTTACAACAGTAGGATATGGAGATTATTCACCTGTTACACTGCCTGGTAAATTCTTTGCTGTCTTTATGTTTTTAATTGGAATTGGCTTACTTGGGGTCGTGATTGGAAAAATCGTTGATTCGTTCACATTGTTTCGGAAAATGAGAGAGGAAGGGAAGTTGAGCTATATGAAAGACCGTCATATTGTTATGATAGGTTGGGGGAAAAAGTCAGAATCAGCCATTAAAGAAATTCTAGACTCTGATCCTGAGATAGAAGTAGTGGTTATTGATTCCTTACAAAAAGCACCGATTGATATCTCGGATACACGCTTGCACTTTGTCCAAGGTGACCCCACGTCAGAAGAACCATATTTAAAAGCAAACATCGAGGAAGCAAGTGCAGTCATTATCTTTTCTGATGACAATATCCAAGATCCATCACTAAAAGATGCCAAAACCTTACTCGTCTCCATCACGGTAGAACGACTAGCGCCAGATGTCCATACAACCGCCGAAGTGATGACGGAAAAGAACATAGCGAATTTCTCACATGTGAAAGTCGATGAATTTATTTTGTCACAAGAGACGATTTCTCGCCTTGCGGTACGGTCTGCCCTATATAAAGGGGTGAGCCAAGTCTATTCCCAGCTTATTAGTCGTCAGCACGGTGAAGATCTTTATAAGATTTCGAAACATCCAAGCTGGACTACTTACAATGATGCCTTTTTGGACCTGCTGATGCAAGGAGCAACATTAATAGCTGACCGTCATTTACTCGACATTAATCGTCGTTTAAATGAGGAGATTCCCGTAGAAGCAGAACTTTATATTATTTGTAATAAAGCAACATATGAAAAAGTGAGAACAGGAGCTGTTTAG